In Streptomyces sp. HUAS ZL42, the DNA window CGGCGACCTGCGCCTCGGTCATGTCCGCGAAATAGCGCAGGACGAGGACCTCGCGCTGGCGGCGCTGCAGGCCCTTCATCGCCTTGATCAGGGAGTCGCGCTCCAGCTGGTCGTAGGCCCCCTCCTCGGCGCTGGCCATGTCCGGCATCGGCTTGGACAGCAGCTTGAGGCCGAGGATGCGGCGGCGCAGGGCGGAGCGGGAGAGGTTGACGACGGTCTGGCGCAGGTACGCGAGGGTCTTCTCCGGGTCGCGGACGCGCTTGCGGGCGGAGTGGACGCGGATGAAGGCCTCCTGGACGACGTCCTCGCAGGAGGCGGTGTCGTCGAGGAGGAGGGCGGCGAGACCGAGCAGCGAGCGGTAGTGCGCCCGGTAGGTCTCGGTGAGGTGGTCGACGGTGGTACCGGCCGCCGCTACGTCCTCGACGCCGTTACGTTGCTGGGGTACGCGGGTGGGCCGCGCCGCGGGCATGGGCGCGATCACCGGCATGCCACCGGGCGCCCCGGCCAAGCGGGGCCGGGCGGCCCGGCGGGGCGGCCGCAGGGCCGTACCGCGGGTAGCCGATGGGGGTCCCCCCGCTCGAGCGAAGTCGAGAGTGGGGGAGAAGTCGAGTACCTGTGCCACGCCAGTTGGACACGTTCCCCCCTGCGAGGGTTGTACGTGCCGAGCGTCACTTTTGCGTCACACGAGCCCCGCGACGCAGCCCACGTGACTGACAACGATCTCGCGTCAGGCAGCACAACTGACGACGTCTCACATACCCTCATCAGTCCCGCTCTTCCCCTATGTCCCATATGAACGGGCGTCCCCACGCCCGGACCACGGCGCCCCCTATGCGCCAGGATCACGCGTCTCCACACCCCGAAGGGTGACCGCAAAGACGCTCCCCGCCCTCCGCACGGTTGCGGATGGCGGGGAGAAAATCTTCGGATGCCGACCGGGTCCGATACAAGTGGTCCGGACCATCGGTCGACTCACATTCCTGCCCGAGATCCTACCGAGCCCCCCTGCCCCGGCCAGCGGTTTTCCGGTGTCACCGCAGCCTCACGACAACTCCGCCGCCACCAGCTCCGCGATCTGCGCGGTGTTGAGCGCGGCCCCTTTGCGCAGGTTGTCGCCGCAAACGAAGAGTTCGAGGGCCGTGGGGTCGTCGAGCGCCCGGCGCACCCGCCCGACCCACGTGGGGTCGGTGCCGACCACGTCGGCGGGCGTGGGGAACTCCCCGGCGGCCGGATCGTCGAAAAGGACCACACCGGGTGCTGTGGCGAGGATCTCCCTGGCCCCGCCGACCGTGACCTCGCCCTGGAAGCGGGCGTGGACGGTCAGCGAGTGCGTGGTGACCACCGGCACGCGCACGCACGTCACGGCGACGGGCAGGTCGGGCAGTCCGAGGATCTTGCGGGACTCGTCCCGCACCTTCATCTCCTCCGACGACCAGCCGTCCGCCCTGAGCGACCCGGCCCACGGCACGACGTTCAGCGCGACCGGCTCCGGGAACGGTCCGGTGTTGTCGCCGACGGCCCGCCGTACGTCACCGGGGCTGGTCCCCAGTTCCGTACCGGCGACCAGGGACAGCTGCTGGCGCAGCGTCTCCACACCGGCGCGCCCGGCCCCGCTCACCGCCTGGTACGACGACACCACCAGCTCGCGCAGCCCGAACTCGGCGTGCAGCGCGCCCAGGGCGACGATCATCGACATGGTCGTGCAGTTGGGGTTGGCGACGATGCCCCGCGGCCGGATGCGGGCCGCGTGCGGATTGACCTCGGGCACGACGAGCGGCACATCGGGTTCCATCCGGAACGCGCCGGAGTTGTCGACGACCACCGCGCCCTTGGCGGCGGCGATCGGCGCCCACTGCGCCGAGACCTCGTCGGGCACGTCGAACATGGCGACGTCGACCCCGTCGAAGGCCTCCTCCGCCAGCGCCAGTACCTCGACCTCCTCGCCGCGCACGGCCAGCTTGCGGCCGGCCGAGCGCGGCGAGGCGATCAGACGGATCTCGCCCCAGATGTCCGCGCGCTGGGACAGGATCTGGAGCATGACCGTGCCGACGGCACCGGTCGCTCCCACGACCGCGAGGGTCGGTCGCCCGGTCCGCGCCATCAGCGGCCTGTGCCTCCGTAGACGACGGCCTCGTCGCTGTCGGAGTCGAGCCCGAACGCGGTGTGCACGGCGCGGACGGCCTCGCCCACGTCGTCGGCGCGCGTGACGACCGAGATACGGATCTCGGAGGTCGAGATCAGCTCGATGTTCACACCGGCGTCGGACAGGGCCGTGAAGAAGTCGGCCGTGACGCCCGGGTTCGTCTTCATGCCCGCGCCGACCAGGGAGATCTTGCCGATCTGGTCGTCGTAGCGCAGCGATTCGAAGCCGATGCCGGCCTTGTTCTTCTCCAGGGCGTCGATGGCCTTGCGGCCCTCGGCCTTGGGGAGCGTGAAGGAGATGTCCGTCAGCCCGGTGGAGGCGGCGGACACGTTCTGCACGATCATGTCGATGTTGATCTCGGCGTCGGAGACCGTGCGGAAGATCGCGGCGGCCTCGCCCGGCTTGTCCGGCACGCCCACGACCGTGATCTTGGCCTCGGAGGTGTCGTGCGCGACACCGGAGATGATGGCCTGCTCCACCTGCTTGTCCCCTTGCTTCTGAACGACTGGCTCGCTGCTGACCCACGTGCCCTGCAGCCCGCTGAAGGACGAGCGGACGTGGATCGGGATGTTGTAGCGGCGGGCGTACTCCACACAGCGGTGGAGCAGCACCTTGGACCCGGACGAGGCCAGCTCGAGCATGTCCTCGAAGGAGATCCAGTCGATCTTCCGGGCCTTCTTCACCACACGCGGGTCGGCGGTGAACACCCCGTCGACGTCGGTGTAGATCTCGCAGACCTCGGCGTCGAGCGCGGCGGCCAATGCGACGGCCGTGGTGTCGGAGCCGCCGCGCCCGAGGGTGGTGATGTCCTTGGAGTCCTGGCTGACGCCCTGGAAACCGGCGACGATGGCGATGTTGCCCTCGTCCAGCGAGTCACGGATCCGGCCCGGCGTCACGTCGATGATCCGCGCTTTGTTGTGGACCGAGTCGGTGATGACACCTGCCTGGCTGCCGGTGAAGCTCTGGGCCTGGTGGCCCAGGTTTTTGATCGCCATGGCCAGCAGGGCCATGGAGATCCGCTCCCCGGCGGTCAGCAGCATGTCGAGCTCGCGCCCGGCAGGCATCGGGGAAACCTGCCCGGCGAGATCGATCAGCTCGTCCGTCGTGTCGCCCATCGCGGAAACGACGGCCACCACCTGGTGACCGTTCTTCTTCGCTTCCACGATCCGCTTGGCGACGCGCTTGATGCCCTCGGCATCGGCTACGGAGGAGCCTCCGTACTTCTGCACGACAAGGCCCACGTGCGCTCCTCGCTCAGTCTGTCTGTTTTCCGCATATACGCCGGTGTACTGCGGGTCGGCTCAGTCTAACGAGCGCCCGAATTTCGCCTCCGCGATGCCGCATGGTGAGATGCCGGCCGCTCGTCCAGAACAGTCCCTTCCCACTGGGGCCGAAGTGATAGCTGTGAATTAAATTTCAAGCACTATCGTGCGGCTGTGCGCGTACTCCTGGTGGAAGACGATGAGCCGGTGGCCGAGTCGCTCCGGCGCGGCCTGATCCGCTACGGATTCGAGGTCGACTGGGTGACGACGGGCGCCGCCGCCCTCGACCACGCCGGTCCCTACGACGTCGTGCTCCTCGACCTCGGGCTGCCCGACACCGACGGCCTGGACATCTGCAAGGCGCTGCGGGAACGCGGCGAGGTGCCGATCATCGTGATCAGCGCACGCAGCGACGAGACGGACCGGGTGGTCGGCCTCGAGCTCGGCGCGGACGACTATGTGTCCAAGCCGTTCGGGGTGCGGGAGGTCATAGCGCGCATACGGGCGGTGATGCGGCGCGTCCAGCCTCGTACGTCCGCCGCCGAGAGCGGCCCGGACCGCTACGGCACCCTTCAGATTCGCCTCACACCGGTCAGGGCCCGTGCAGGCGGCGTACAGCGGACGTCCAAGGACGGTCCAATTCCGCGAACTCCCGGGTGAGCGGCCTTACTTCGCTCTCTCCCGGACGAGGCTGACCCCCGCGCCGAGCGACACGGCACCCATGCCGACGGCGGTCATCACGCCCTGGGCCCCGTCGGCCACGAAGTCCTTCGCATCGGAGGGGCCGTTGACCTGGCAAGTTCAACGATTCCTTCTCCGGCCTGCGGGAACGAGGGAGTGCTCTCCCGAGCCGATGGTGTAGGGAGGTACACCATGACGGGGGGATGGACGGGCGACGCGCTCCTGGCCGGCATCGTGCTGCTGGGCTCCTGCGTGCAGTGGCTCACCGGGATGGGGTTCGCGCTGGTCGCCGTACCGGCACTGGTGCTGCTGCTGGGCCCGGCCGAGGGAGTCGTCCTGGCCAACTGCGCGGCGGGCGCCATCAGTGTCGTCGGGCTGGCGGGCGGCTGGCGGCGCGTGCGGGCGGGCGCGATGGTCCCGCTGTGCGCGGCGGCGGCGTGCACGGTGCCGGCGGGAGCCTGGCTCACCCGCCAACTGCCGGAACCTGCCCTGCTGTTGGTGATGGGCGGCCTGGTGACGGCCGCCGTCCTGCTGGTCATGCGAGGCGCCCGGGTACCCGCCTTGGGGGGCACGAAGGGGGCGGTCGCGGCAGGAGCGTTGGGCGGGTTCATGAACTCGGCGGCGGGGGTCGGGGGGCCACCGGTGTCGCTGTATGCCATCAACGCGGGCTGGACGGTACGGGAGTTCGTGCCGAACGCGCAGTTCTACGGGGTGGTGGTGAACGCGTTCTCGGTGGCGGCGAACGGGGTGCCGGAGCTGAGCGCGCCCGGATGGACGTCCGTCGTGGCCGCGATCGCCGCGGGGGCGTTGATCGGCAGGGGGCTTGCGGGACGGATACCGGAGAAGCAAGCCCGACTGCTGGTGCTGTCGCTGGCGTTGGGGGGTGGGGTGACGGCCGTGGGGAAGGGCGTGTGGGGGCTGTGAC includes these proteins:
- a CDS encoding aspartate kinase, which gives rise to MGLVVQKYGGSSVADAEGIKRVAKRIVEAKKNGHQVVAVVSAMGDTTDELIDLAGQVSPMPAGRELDMLLTAGERISMALLAMAIKNLGHQAQSFTGSQAGVITDSVHNKARIIDVTPGRIRDSLDEGNIAIVAGFQGVSQDSKDITTLGRGGSDTTAVALAAALDAEVCEIYTDVDGVFTADPRVVKKARKIDWISFEDMLELASSGSKVLLHRCVEYARRYNIPIHVRSSFSGLQGTWVSSEPVVQKQGDKQVEQAIISGVAHDTSEAKITVVGVPDKPGEAAAIFRTVSDAEINIDMIVQNVSAASTGLTDISFTLPKAEGRKAIDALEKNKAGIGFESLRYDDQIGKISLVGAGMKTNPGVTADFFTALSDAGVNIELISTSEIRISVVTRADDVGEAVRAVHTAFGLDSDSDEAVVYGGTGR
- a CDS encoding SigE family RNA polymerase sigma factor — translated: MPVIAPMPAARPTRVPQQRNGVEDVAAAGTTVDHLTETYRAHYRSLLGLAALLLDDTASCEDVVQEAFIRVHSARKRVRDPEKTLAYLRQTVVNLSRSALRRRILGLKLLSKPMPDMASAEEGAYDQLERDSLIKAMKGLQRRQREVLVLRYFADMTEAQVAETLGISLGSVKAYGSRGIAALRTAMEAPA
- a CDS encoding aspartate-semialdehyde dehydrogenase codes for the protein MARTGRPTLAVVGATGAVGTVMLQILSQRADIWGEIRLIASPRSAGRKLAVRGEEVEVLALAEEAFDGVDVAMFDVPDEVSAQWAPIAAAKGAVVVDNSGAFRMEPDVPLVVPEVNPHAARIRPRGIVANPNCTTMSMIVALGALHAEFGLRELVVSSYQAVSGAGRAGVETLRQQLSLVAGTELGTSPGDVRRAVGDNTGPFPEPVALNVVPWAGSLRADGWSSEEMKVRDESRKILGLPDLPVAVTCVRVPVVTTHSLTVHARFQGEVTVGGAREILATAPGVVLFDDPAAGEFPTPADVVGTDPTWVGRVRRALDDPTALELFVCGDNLRKGAALNTAQIAELVAAELS
- a CDS encoding TSUP family transporter — encoded protein: MTGGWTGDALLAGIVLLGSCVQWLTGMGFALVAVPALVLLLGPAEGVVLANCAAGAISVVGLAGGWRRVRAGAMVPLCAAAACTVPAGAWLTRQLPEPALLLVMGGLVTAAVLLVMRGARVPALGGTKGAVAAGALGGFMNSAAGVGGPPVSLYAINAGWTVREFVPNAQFYGVVVNAFSVAANGVPELSAPGWTSVVAAIAAGALIGRGLAGRIPEKQARLLVLSLALGGGVTAVGKGVWGL